The Commensalibacter nepenthis genome has a window encoding:
- a CDS encoding lytic transglycosylase domain-containing protein, with protein MQGIYSISPSVVRALVASATLLAGVSASTIRAQTPQQQDQYEDVTVSTTRSSSSGSNGSVRFPRPLDGLDARRIRHIFDLQRQGDFKTAQSETIAISDNLLLGDILAERYLNPQFTPNTGQLKLWLKNFPTYADFSQIIKRLNSLNPTNTTISIDHSFPVLKADVTQASLPMPTEADPIITPFKRNPLLDKTIFTRSTLGVKGAKSALQLIKKTSGMTDLYAAQLQAEIAQQLFSIGKDEDALRIAQQAFSLSKGRIGLAGYVAGLIAWKQNDNDLAFYLFSKASHADITAPHIQAGCFFWAARTRLHAHDPNGYQVWLRKAANAPLTFYGILAQETLRKNKKSLSAQSSLTETASNADISAVEDTPLGKRLFALIQVGQRERAEIVLRQLWMQSNHNIALSRSIQLVAKAANFKGLSDQLQTILTHHEETVKSNVALPLPKLTPRHGFKMNPALVYALTRLESNFNSKAISQNGAMGLMQIMPVTAQYIAKKQDNVSLNYPSELKNAALNLEIGQLYLEHLAELSNKKDNHGGNLLHMLASYNAGPSMINKWLEIADYQHDPLLFMETIPVTETRHYLHRALTYLWIYSKELDLPRPSLNSLMQNQWPCFENEKHIMKSVTIH; from the coding sequence ATGCAAGGGATATATTCTATCTCCCCTTCGGTTGTTCGGGCTTTGGTGGCCAGTGCAACCTTGTTGGCAGGTGTTTCCGCCTCTACAATCAGAGCGCAAACACCTCAGCAACAAGATCAATATGAAGATGTAACCGTTTCAACCACTCGTTCTTCGTCAAGTGGCAGTAATGGTTCAGTTCGGTTTCCTCGCCCATTGGATGGGTTGGATGCTCGGCGTATTCGCCACATATTTGATCTGCAACGTCAAGGGGACTTCAAAACAGCTCAGTCTGAAACCATTGCGATTTCAGACAATTTGTTGCTCGGCGATATTTTGGCCGAGCGTTATCTTAACCCTCAATTTACCCCAAATACTGGGCAGCTAAAACTATGGTTGAAAAACTTTCCAACTTATGCCGATTTTTCGCAAATCATCAAAAGATTGAACAGTTTAAACCCAACCAATACAACCATTTCTATAGATCATTCTTTCCCTGTTCTAAAAGCAGATGTGACACAAGCATCATTGCCAATGCCAACAGAAGCAGACCCTATTATCACGCCTTTTAAAAGAAATCCTTTACTGGATAAAACCATCTTTACCCGTAGTACTTTGGGGGTAAAAGGAGCTAAAAGCGCCTTACAACTCATCAAAAAAACTTCGGGCATGACGGATCTATACGCAGCTCAATTACAAGCTGAAATTGCGCAGCAGCTTTTCTCTATTGGAAAAGATGAAGACGCACTGCGTATTGCACAACAAGCATTTTCCCTTTCCAAAGGGCGCATAGGATTGGCAGGATATGTTGCGGGTCTCATCGCATGGAAACAAAATGATAATGACTTGGCTTTTTACCTATTTTCCAAAGCCTCTCATGCCGATATAACCGCACCCCACATCCAAGCAGGTTGTTTCTTTTGGGCAGCACGCACTCGTTTACACGCACATGATCCCAATGGATATCAAGTTTGGTTGCGTAAGGCTGCCAATGCGCCTTTGACATTCTATGGAATTTTAGCCCAAGAAACGTTGCGAAAAAACAAAAAAAGCCTTTCTGCACAATCCTCGTTAACCGAAACAGCAAGTAATGCCGACATCAGTGCGGTAGAAGATACGCCTTTGGGAAAACGTTTATTTGCTTTGATACAAGTCGGACAAAGGGAAAGAGCAGAAATCGTCCTTAGACAATTATGGATGCAAAGCAATCATAATATTGCTTTGTCCCGCTCCATTCAACTGGTCGCCAAAGCTGCTAATTTCAAAGGGCTTTCTGACCAATTACAAACCATTTTAACCCATCACGAAGAAACGGTCAAAAGCAACGTTGCCTTGCCGTTGCCTAAATTAACACCAAGACATGGATTTAAAATGAATCCAGCGCTTGTTTATGCATTAACGCGATTAGAATCAAACTTTAACAGCAAAGCCATCTCCCAAAATGGAGCAATGGGATTAATGCAAATCATGCCTGTTACCGCTCAATATATCGCCAAAAAACAAGATAATGTTTCGCTAAATTATCCTTCAGAGCTTAAAAATGCAGCACTTAATTTAGAAATTGGACAGCTTTATTTGGAACATTTAGCAGAATTATCCAACAAAAAAGATAATCATGGTGGCAATTTATTACATATGCTCGCCAGCTATAACGCAGGTCCTTCTATGATTAATAAATGGCTGGAAATAGCCGACTATCAACATGATCCTTTATTATTTATGGAAACAATTCCTGTCACTGAAACCAGACATTATTTGCATCGTGCATTAACCTATTTATGGATTTATTCTAAAGAACTTGATCTCCCAAGACCTTCATTGAATTCTTTGATGCAAAATCAATGGCCTTGTTTTGAAAACGAAAAACACATTATGAAATCAGTAACAATTCATTAA
- a CDS encoding uracil-DNA glycosylase — translation MFDHLSLLTLYSEWGVDETLASLCTNHLDDRKSTPSIPVIKTSSVHHKSLVKHPNQPLQAKNIDELCKVITSFKEYPLHNTAMHCVLPKGNPNSRIFIIGEVPDADEDRSGQVFFGQSEFWLNQLLNSIDLSLEECFRMPIIPWRPPGGRQLSNNELATCLPFLYKALELYKPQFIFSIGILPARILTQTSAPISQLKGQWHTIHLPQTHITLQLFPLRHPSQIQASAKIRQETWNDLLHIRKTLSDTGIKFSI, via the coding sequence ATGTTTGATCATTTATCTCTTTTAACTCTTTATTCAGAATGGGGCGTTGATGAAACCCTTGCATCTCTATGTACAAACCACTTGGATGATAGAAAGTCAACCCCTTCAATCCCTGTTATCAAAACATCTTCTGTGCACCACAAATCACTTGTAAAACATCCAAATCAACCCTTACAAGCAAAAAATATAGATGAACTTTGCAAAGTGATTACTTCTTTTAAAGAATATCCATTACATAATACGGCAATGCACTGTGTTTTGCCAAAGGGAAATCCAAATTCACGTATTTTTATCATCGGTGAAGTACCAGATGCTGACGAAGACCGTAGTGGGCAAGTTTTCTTTGGTCAGTCTGAATTTTGGTTAAATCAACTATTAAACAGCATTGATCTTTCTTTGGAGGAATGTTTTCGTATGCCGATTATTCCCTGGCGACCACCAGGGGGACGACAATTATCCAATAATGAACTGGCTACATGTTTGCCATTTCTTTATAAAGCATTAGAACTCTATAAACCACAATTTATATTCAGTATTGGCATTCTACCTGCACGTATTTTGACGCAAACCTCTGCCCCCATCAGTCAATTAAAAGGGCAATGGCACACAATCCATCTTCCACAAACCCATATTACACTCCAATTATTCCCTTTGCGTCATCCTTCGCAAATCCAAGCGAGTGCAAAGATAAGACAGGAAACTTGGAATGATCTTTTACATATCCGCAAAACCCTTAGCGATACTGGTATAAAATTTTCCATATAA
- a CDS encoding tetratricopeptide repeat protein yields the protein MQCPRFLCTIFLSISMVAEFSLAAHAVPIAQDPDPVLSFEHKTGGYGDYLAAVFAARTDDSDMASRLYHNVLSLRPTDNDLRRITFYHSVLAGNDLAVQLAKTQKDPIADLIMANDAILKGQWQDAYRYVSHPPMDVFSQITYPLLQAWCLYGEGKKDQALAMLIKNSQGKPLSALYTLHTGIMYALAKDNDKAGVYFEKANKSFPGEDMLLTQAYGNWLIEHHRAGKAEAMVGNLVKNLSFLEVSAQDIKNNLQKFPLKNAPQAIAQVYLAMASLLQQDLASQFPDSNIDQNLANKIALHTEQIFLRLALKLNPELSSAKMMLSGILAQEKHFEAARDILLPIAANDPLKTVMQLRVARLNALLNHNEQAEKEIKALIQEYPLSPDIQQALGDLYFDEKQYKKAAEAYTAVLELTQLMDSSVWPVFFARAASYEKLNQWDKAEKDLKQALVFAPNEPMLLNFLGYSWVLKGKNTQEAQEILQKAVDIAPDEGAIRDSLGWAMLVNNQLDDAVKQLELAAETIPQDPELNYHLGVAYWKTGRHQEAINQWNVALTCSPTSEEKELILKALQSAKENKDIPVITPEK from the coding sequence ATGCAATGTCCTCGCTTTTTATGCACTATATTTTTATCGATTTCTATGGTTGCTGAATTTTCTTTGGCTGCACATGCTGTGCCTATAGCTCAGGATCCTGATCCTGTTTTATCTTTTGAGCATAAAACAGGCGGATATGGTGATTATCTGGCTGCTGTATTTGCTGCCAGAACCGATGATAGTGACATGGCGTCTCGTCTTTATCATAATGTTTTGTCTTTACGCCCAACCGATAATGATTTACGTCGAATCACTTTTTATCACAGCGTGTTGGCAGGAAATGACCTTGCGGTGCAATTGGCAAAAACGCAAAAAGACCCCATTGCTGATTTGATCATGGCGAATGATGCGATTTTGAAGGGACAATGGCAAGATGCGTATCGCTATGTTTCCCATCCTCCCATGGATGTCTTTAGTCAAATTACCTATCCATTATTACAGGCTTGGTGTTTGTATGGCGAGGGTAAAAAAGATCAAGCTTTGGCGATGCTTATTAAAAATAGCCAAGGGAAGCCATTATCTGCTTTATATACCTTACATACGGGTATCATGTATGCTTTGGCTAAGGATAATGATAAAGCGGGTGTTTATTTTGAAAAAGCCAATAAATCTTTTCCTGGTGAAGACATGCTCTTAACACAGGCTTATGGCAATTGGCTTATTGAGCATCACAGGGCGGGTAAAGCAGAGGCCATGGTAGGGAATTTGGTTAAAAACTTATCGTTTTTAGAGGTTTCTGCACAAGATATTAAAAATAATCTGCAAAAATTTCCCTTAAAAAATGCACCACAAGCAATCGCACAAGTTTATTTAGCAATGGCATCTTTGTTACAGCAAGATCTTGCTTCTCAATTTCCTGATAGTAATATCGATCAAAATCTTGCCAATAAAATTGCGTTACATACTGAACAAATTTTTTTGCGCTTGGCGTTAAAGTTAAATCCAGAATTGTCTTCTGCAAAAATGATGCTATCTGGGATTTTAGCACAAGAAAAACATTTTGAGGCAGCCAGAGATATCCTCTTACCCATTGCTGCCAATGATCCATTAAAGACTGTGATGCAATTACGTGTTGCGCGTTTGAACGCATTGTTAAATCATAACGAGCAAGCTGAAAAAGAAATCAAAGCCCTTATTCAAGAATATCCTTTGTCCCCTGATATTCAACAGGCGTTGGGAGATTTATATTTTGATGAAAAACAATATAAAAAAGCCGCCGAAGCCTATACTGCAGTGTTAGAGCTTACCCAATTAATGGATAGCAGTGTTTGGCCAGTATTTTTTGCGCGCGCAGCCTCTTATGAGAAATTAAATCAATGGGATAAGGCAGAAAAAGATTTAAAACAAGCCTTGGTTTTTGCACCGAATGAACCCATGTTGTTGAATTTTCTAGGATATTCTTGGGTTTTAAAAGGTAAAAATACCCAAGAAGCACAGGAAATATTACAAAAAGCTGTTGATATTGCCCCAGATGAAGGCGCTATTAGGGACAGCCTCGGATGGGCGATGTTGGTTAATAACCAACTTGATGATGCGGTAAAGCAATTAGAGCTTGCTGCGGAAACCATTCCACAAGATCCAGAGTTAAATTATCATCTTGGGGTTGCTTATTGGAAAACAGGACGGCATCAAGAGGCAATTAATCAATGGAATGTGGCGTTAACTTGTTCGCCTACATCTGAAGAAAAAGAGTTGATTTTAAAAGCATTGCAAAGTGCTAAAGAAAACAAAGATATACCCGTTATTACTCCAGAAAAATAA
- a CDS encoding 4-(cytidine 5'-diphospho)-2-C-methyl-D-erythritol kinase, which produces MMQEKAYAKINLNLHVTGKREDGYHLLDSLVVFPDVGDYVTIMPVDSEHVDLVSLQMTGPFFGSLQHEDLKNNLIVKAAYQLATYADKDLPPVKLCLEKNLPVASGIGGGSSDAAATLRLLINYWDINISQQDLAQMALKLGADVPVCLTPVAQRMEGIGETLSFLPEMPQFGMVLVNHGEAVSTAEIFRKREAHFSGYIESITELNNFESLIGELSKLTNDLQPPACALNPKITTVLQAIEKLPLCRLSRMSGSGATCFGLFETAQQASYAADLLAQRYPWWIWGGEGNVK; this is translated from the coding sequence ATGATGCAAGAAAAAGCATATGCAAAAATTAATCTTAATTTGCATGTCACCGGAAAAAGAGAGGATGGGTATCATTTGTTAGATAGTTTGGTTGTTTTTCCTGATGTTGGGGATTACGTAACAATCATGCCAGTAGATAGTGAGCATGTTGATTTGGTGAGTTTACAGATGACCGGTCCATTCTTTGGATCATTACAACATGAAGATTTAAAGAATAATTTAATTGTCAAAGCAGCATATCAATTGGCAACTTATGCTGACAAAGACTTACCACCTGTTAAATTATGCCTTGAAAAGAATTTACCTGTTGCTTCTGGAATTGGTGGGGGTTCTTCTGATGCTGCGGCAACATTACGGTTATTAATCAACTATTGGGATATAAATATATCCCAACAAGATTTGGCTCAAATGGCTTTAAAGTTGGGGGCAGACGTTCCTGTTTGCCTAACCCCTGTTGCGCAACGGATGGAGGGAATAGGGGAAACGCTTTCCTTTTTACCAGAAATGCCTCAGTTTGGAATGGTGTTGGTCAATCATGGGGAAGCCGTTTCAACCGCCGAGATTTTTCGTAAGAGAGAGGCTCATTTTTCAGGCTATATAGAGTCTATAACTGAGTTAAATAATTTTGAATCCCTGATTGGGGAATTATCAAAATTAACCAATGATTTGCAACCTCCTGCTTGTGCGTTAAATCCCAAAATCACGACTGTGCTACAAGCAATAGAGAAATTGCCTTTGTGCCGCCTATCCAGAATGAGCGGGTCTGGGGCAACATGTTTTGGGCTGTTTGAAACTGCACAACAAGCAAGCTACGCAGCAGATTTATTAGCACAACGATATCCTTGGTGGATTTGGGGGGGTGAGGGCAATGTTAAATAG
- a CDS encoding YqaA family protein, whose translation MLNRLYQRAIQLAGSRYATIWLACIAFAEASFFPIPPDVLLCPMILAKRHKAWLYATICTFFSVFGGLLGWIIGAFLLQYLAMPIVHFYHAEQQLLNLQEKFNHYGVWIILIKGLTPIPYKFVTIASGAAHFSIMPFMIASLVTRGIRFFAEAALLYKFGPPIQDFIEKRMIWVATAFCILLLGGVLAFKYI comes from the coding sequence ATGCTTAACCGTCTTTATCAACGTGCTATCCAATTAGCTGGCAGCCGTTATGCAACCATATGGCTTGCTTGTATTGCTTTTGCCGAAGCCAGTTTTTTTCCCATCCCTCCTGATGTTTTATTATGCCCTATGATCTTGGCAAAAAGACACAAGGCATGGCTTTACGCAACCATATGCACTTTTTTCAGTGTTTTTGGTGGGTTATTGGGATGGATTATTGGCGCATTTTTGCTGCAATATTTGGCGATGCCAATTGTCCATTTTTATCATGCCGAACAGCAGCTTCTGAATTTACAAGAGAAATTCAATCATTATGGTGTGTGGATCATTTTAATCAAAGGATTAACCCCTATTCCTTATAAATTCGTCACCATTGCTTCGGGTGCTGCACATTTTTCAATTATGCCTTTTATGATTGCCAGCCTAGTCACACGCGGAATACGTTTTTTTGCAGAAGCTGCACTGCTTTATAAATTTGGTCCTCCTATTCAAGATTTTATAGAAAAGCGCATGATTTGGGTTGCTACTGCTTTTTGTATTTTACTGCTCGGCGGCGTTCTAGCATTTAAATATATTTAA
- a CDS encoding ATP-binding protein, which translates to MSSPSPSVMSKQSSKKWRLWPSSLAARTGLLLIVGIGLVEACGLMIHTLDRLDFDRITQEQEAANRATAIYRDISEVDSVDRIDEINDLDPMHGFTIFLSNQPDLQKITPRSQKLEQTVSHLLTTVLFPPELRPKEIIAASDRDTHRSAIAFQLPDDNKWLNISYTLSSPNPFTSATFPIAFFVMATATGLLTFWGVRRLIAPVGTLAAAAERLGQDVNAPPLPETGPLEVARAARAFNNMAHRINRFVNDRTQLLLAIGHDLRTPITRLKLRSEFIDDPKLQKKFIADLDELESMIKATLDFGKDSTRHEPIVSLNLTKLLQTLIHELQETHPDKKDNIFLCEPTPHITTKARPISLKRALQNLMENALHYAGNVSVTLKIEQLPIAKDPHHDRRIIILIEDNGPGISEEALDHVFEPFVRMETSRNRATGGTGLGLSITRNIIHGQGGDITLSNRHPNGLCAKVTLIA; encoded by the coding sequence ATGTCATCGCCGTCCCCGTCCGTCATGTCTAAACAATCATCGAAAAAATGGCGGTTATGGCCTTCTTCGTTAGCCGCTAGAACGGGGTTGCTCCTTATCGTTGGCATCGGTTTGGTAGAGGCTTGCGGGTTAATGATTCATACCTTAGATCGACTGGACTTTGACCGCATCACCCAAGAACAAGAAGCCGCCAACCGCGCCACCGCAATCTATCGTGATATTTCGGAGGTTGATAGCGTCGATCGTATTGATGAAATCAATGACCTCGATCCAATGCATGGTTTTACCATTTTTCTTTCTAATCAACCAGACTTACAAAAAATTACACCGCGCTCTCAAAAATTGGAACAAACCGTATCTCATTTACTGACTACGGTTCTCTTTCCACCAGAATTACGCCCCAAAGAAATTATTGCCGCCTCTGACCGAGATACCCATCGCAGTGCTATTGCTTTTCAACTGCCTGATGATAATAAATGGCTAAATATCAGCTATACACTTTCCTCTCCTAACCCTTTTACATCAGCCACTTTTCCAATTGCTTTTTTCGTTATGGCAACCGCAACAGGGTTATTAACATTTTGGGGTGTGCGCAGATTAATTGCCCCTGTTGGCACCTTAGCTGCCGCCGCTGAAAGATTAGGACAAGATGTCAATGCGCCACCTCTACCTGAAACGGGTCCTTTGGAAGTCGCTCGCGCAGCAAGAGCCTTTAACAATATGGCGCATCGTATTAATCGTTTTGTAAATGATCGTACCCAACTTTTACTCGCAATTGGTCACGATCTACGAACCCCCATCACACGCCTGAAATTACGCTCTGAATTTATTGATGATCCCAAATTACAAAAGAAATTTATTGCTGATTTGGATGAACTTGAAAGTATGATTAAAGCCACACTCGATTTTGGCAAAGACAGCACACGCCATGAACCTATTGTCTCTCTGAATTTAACAAAGCTATTACAAACGTTAATTCATGAATTACAAGAAACACATCCTGACAAAAAAGACAATATCTTTTTGTGTGAACCAACCCCACATATTACCACCAAAGCCCGCCCCATTAGTTTAAAACGCGCCTTGCAAAATTTAATGGAAAATGCGCTACATTATGCAGGAAATGTTTCTGTTACTTTGAAAATAGAACAATTACCCATAGCCAAAGACCCACATCATGATAGACGGATCATTATCTTAATCGAAGACAACGGACCAGGGATTAGCGAAGAAGCATTGGATCACGTTTTTGAACCTTTTGTTCGTATGGAAACCAGTCGCAATCGAGCAACAGGAGGGACTGGCTTAGGATTATCAATCACAAGAAATATTATTCACGGACAAGGTGGAGATATTACCTTGAGCAATCGCCACCCCAATGGTCTATGTGCAAAAGTGACATTGATTGCATAA
- a CDS encoding response regulator, which yields MEHPAHLLIIDDDHEIVELLSQFLKRHHFEVSHAYNGEQTRQIWKKNTYHLVILDLMLPGESGFEIAHWLRQQDDIPIIMLTAMGEETDRIIGLELGADDYVSKPFNPRELLARIHSVLHRSQRRIQSKDHQQKQSIQFGEWILNTTSRQLLHLDKTETPLTGKEYDLLLALLEHAPKIVTRDQLSEILYGHELPPTDRTIDVTLSRLRRKLQDDGRQSQLIKTVHRGGYVIAVPVRHV from the coding sequence ATGGAACATCCTGCACATTTATTAATTATCGATGATGACCATGAAATTGTTGAACTTCTCTCTCAATTCTTAAAACGTCATCATTTTGAAGTAAGCCATGCCTATAATGGTGAACAAACACGACAAATTTGGAAAAAAAACACCTATCATCTGGTGATTTTAGATTTAATGCTGCCAGGTGAAAGTGGCTTTGAGATTGCCCATTGGTTAAGGCAGCAAGATGATATCCCCATTATCATGTTAACCGCCATGGGTGAAGAAACAGATCGAATTATTGGATTGGAATTAGGGGCGGATGATTACGTCTCCAAACCATTTAATCCTAGAGAGTTACTTGCACGTATTCACTCTGTCTTGCATCGTTCGCAACGCAGAATTCAATCAAAAGACCATCAACAAAAGCAATCGATTCAATTTGGGGAATGGATTTTAAATACAACCTCACGTCAATTATTGCATTTGGATAAAACAGAAACCCCATTGACAGGAAAAGAATACGATCTTTTACTGGCGCTCTTGGAACATGCACCCAAAATTGTCACACGAGATCAGCTCTCTGAAATCCTGTACGGACATGAACTTCCCCCAACAGATCGCACGATCGATGTGACCCTTAGTCGTCTCAGACGCAAATTACAAGATGACGGACGACAATCTCAACTCATTAAGACCGTTCATAGAGGGGGATATGTCATCGCCGTCCCCGTCCGTCATGTCTAA
- a CDS encoding acetyltransferase, protein MMTITIRQSTPSDSQAIINLWHDTIKATHHFLSNEDFHLIHQELSSFIPNIPVILAMNAQKEITGFMILNENHIEALFINHTLRKQGIGKALIAHALSQHAHLTTTVNEQNTQAVDFYKHLDFQQTHRTDHDQQNRPYPLLYLTYTDKKQI, encoded by the coding sequence ATGATGACCATTACTATTCGTCAATCAACACCATCAGATAGCCAAGCTATTATTAATCTATGGCATGATACGATTAAAGCAACCCATCATTTTTTATCAAATGAAGACTTTCATCTTATCCATCAAGAGCTTTCTTCTTTTATACCCAATATACCAGTTATTTTAGCAATGAACGCACAAAAAGAAATTACTGGTTTTATGATTTTAAACGAAAATCATATAGAAGCCTTATTTATTAACCATACTTTGCGTAAACAAGGTATTGGCAAGGCACTGATTGCGCATGCTTTATCACAGCATGCTCATTTAACAACCACTGTTAACGAACAGAATACTCAAGCCGTTGATTTTTACAAACATCTAGACTTTCAACAAACACATCGTACAGATCATGACCAGCAAAATAGACCTTATCCCTTATTATATTTAACTTATACTGACAAAAAACAAATTTAA
- a CDS encoding rhodanese-like domain-containing protein — MIDEKTPTETWDQLKNNENTVLIDVRTPQEWEQIGYPDLSSLNKNILKISVQNIYGERNNNFISDLTESGLKPEQTLYFVCRSGKRSMLAAMLAQQAGFSHVINVQDGFEGPTDPTGQTGKIAGWLAEKLPAIQPI, encoded by the coding sequence ATGATTGATGAAAAAACACCAACTGAAACATGGGATCAGTTAAAGAATAACGAGAATACGGTGTTAATTGATGTTCGTACACCTCAAGAGTGGGAACAAATAGGTTATCCTGATCTATCATCTTTGAATAAAAATATTTTAAAGATCAGTGTCCAAAATATTTACGGGGAACGAAATAATAATTTCATATCAGATTTGACAGAATCTGGTTTAAAACCAGAACAAACACTTTATTTTGTCTGTCGCTCTGGCAAACGCAGCATGCTTGCCGCAATGCTGGCGCAACAAGCAGGGTTTTCCCATGTCATCAACGTCCAAGATGGCTTTGAAGGTCCCACAGACCCAACAGGTCAAACGGGTAAAATTGCGGGATGGTTGGCTGAAAAGCTGCCTGCGATTCAGCCAATATAG
- a CDS encoding DUF2272 domain-containing protein gives MIRKLSPFIILGFLTACGGPSNQQIHTNPRGTSPQQQQSYYDDRVPDFATNNFEPFARQEAVAIALREWRLFGQPVADYDPLQHPEPEVPDFKAERMPGLWQRVGEYWWIGMDPGMPEGSYTGKHNSNGTVFNFRNDGHYAWSAAFLSYVMRIAGANNRFPYSPNHATYINAAASGESQILRAQDPANYAPKLGDMICTARGKNRDSIRFSSLPTGYMFPAHCGIVVSVNENGQPFGRQISIIGGNVDDSVALTHVPVDTSGKLADPNGTSYDSRYPWCVVLEVLYDAETASHK, from the coding sequence ATGATTCGTAAGTTGTCACCGTTCATTATATTGGGATTTTTAACCGCTTGTGGTGGTCCCTCTAATCAACAAATTCATACAAATCCAAGGGGAACATCCCCTCAACAGCAACAATCATATTATGATGATCGTGTCCCTGATTTTGCCACGAATAATTTTGAACCTTTTGCAAGACAAGAAGCCGTTGCAATTGCTTTGCGTGAATGGCGTTTATTTGGTCAACCCGTTGCAGATTACGATCCGTTACAACATCCCGAACCAGAAGTACCAGATTTCAAAGCCGAGCGCATGCCTGGTCTATGGCAACGTGTTGGCGAGTATTGGTGGATTGGTATGGATCCAGGCATGCCCGAAGGCAGCTATACAGGCAAACATAACTCCAATGGCACTGTATTTAATTTCCGTAATGACGGACATTATGCATGGTCTGCGGCGTTCCTCTCTTACGTGATGCGTATTGCAGGTGCAAATAATCGTTTCCCCTACTCTCCTAACCATGCCACCTATATTAATGCGGCAGCTTCTGGAGAATCTCAAATCCTACGTGCTCAAGACCCAGCCAACTATGCGCCTAAACTTGGAGATATGATTTGTACCGCACGTGGAAAAAACAGAGATAGTATCCGTTTCTCTAGTTTACCTACGGGTTACATGTTTCCAGCACATTGCGGTATTGTCGTGTCTGTCAATGAAAATGGACAACCTTTTGGACGTCAAATCAGTATCATTGGCGGAAATGTCGATGATTCTGTGGCTTTGACTCATGTGCCTGTTGATACATCAGGGAAACTTGCTGATCCAAACGGCACCAGCTATGATTCTCGTTACCCTTGGTGCGTTGTGCTGGAAGTATTATATGACGCTGAAACAGCATCACATAAATAA
- the panC gene encoding pantoate--beta-alanine ligase, with translation MIVARNLQEFLQARAGFNDYSVALVPTMGALHEGHMALVKRAKELSHYCIVTIFVNQLQFDQQEDFSRYPKTEERDIQLLEQHHVDLVWLPRVGDIYPKDFATHITVGGPSLLWEGEKRPGHFSGVATVVYRFFSLIKPHVACFGEKDWQQLQVIRRMVEDLNIPVSIFGVPIVRETDGLAKSSRNRFLSQEDHQKSALLYKVLKESHQRLLSGDSVTEVLKDAVQQLSDNGFEVDYFNAVDGQTLCKISEWQQNARLITAAKLGSVRLLDNI, from the coding sequence ATGATTGTTGCTCGTAATTTACAAGAATTTTTACAAGCTAGAGCTGGGTTTAATGATTATTCTGTGGCATTGGTTCCAACAATGGGGGCATTGCACGAAGGGCATATGGCGTTGGTTAAACGTGCCAAGGAGCTATCTCATTATTGTATTGTAACAATATTTGTCAATCAATTACAATTTGATCAACAAGAAGATTTTAGCCGTTATCCCAAAACCGAAGAACGTGACATTCAGTTATTGGAACAGCATCACGTTGATTTGGTGTGGTTGCCAAGGGTGGGAGATATCTATCCAAAAGATTTTGCCACCCATATTACAGTGGGTGGTCCTTCTTTATTATGGGAAGGGGAAAAAAGACCAGGGCATTTCTCAGGGGTTGCAACGGTTGTTTATCGTTTTTTTTCTTTGATAAAACCGCATGTTGCTTGTTTTGGGGAAAAAGATTGGCAGCAATTGCAAGTGATCCGCAGAATGGTCGAAGATTTAAATATTCCTGTTTCTATTTTTGGCGTGCCTATTGTTAGGGAAACAGATGGGCTTGCAAAATCATCTCGGAATCGTTTTTTATCACAAGAAGACCATCAAAAATCAGCTTTATTATATAAAGTGTTAAAGGAAAGCCACCAAAGATTATTGAGCGGTGATAGTGTTACAGAAGTTCTAAAAGACGCTGTGCAACAATTATCGGACAATGGATTTGAAGTCGATTATTTTAACGCTGTGGATGGTCAGACTTTGTGTAAAATCTCAGAGTGGCAACAAAATGCACGTTTGATTACAGCAGCCAAGTTAGGATCCGTTCGCCTATTGGATAACATATAA